The Pseudomonas berkeleyensis genome includes a region encoding these proteins:
- a CDS encoding LysR family transcriptional regulator, protein MLRFDDLQLFVRTAETGSLSAAARMLDVSPAVASAALKRLEQQLQVRLLARSTRSLRLTPEGELYLVHARLALQSLEEGRQQLVGSQEGIRGALQLSAPSDFGRNTLLAWLDEFQSEHPQLQLRLLLADRVADLFRDPVDIALRYGAPEDSSLVALPVAQSNRRVLCASPAYLARHGAPQTVDDLTRHNCLLYMLHGRVHDRWRFHDGKREIALSVRGDRICDDADVTRRWAVAGQGVVYKSWLDVADDVCEGRLQVLLPDWSGEPTPLYLVCAHRAQLSKAVHLLREFVQQRCQRLLDAAPWH, encoded by the coding sequence ATGCTGCGTTTCGATGACCTGCAGCTCTTCGTTCGTACCGCTGAAACCGGCAGTCTTTCCGCCGCTGCCCGGATGCTGGATGTGTCACCGGCCGTGGCCAGCGCTGCACTCAAGCGCCTGGAACAGCAACTGCAAGTGCGCTTGCTGGCGCGTTCGACGCGCAGCCTGCGCCTGACGCCAGAGGGCGAGTTGTATCTGGTGCACGCGCGCCTGGCGCTGCAGAGCCTGGAGGAGGGACGTCAGCAGTTGGTTGGCAGCCAGGAAGGCATTCGCGGTGCCTTGCAGCTATCGGCACCTTCGGATTTTGGTCGCAACACGCTGTTGGCCTGGCTCGACGAATTCCAGAGTGAGCATCCGCAACTGCAGCTGCGCCTGCTGCTGGCCGACCGCGTGGCCGACCTGTTTCGCGATCCGGTGGACATCGCCCTGCGCTACGGCGCTCCGGAGGACTCCAGCCTGGTGGCCCTGCCGGTGGCGCAGAGCAATCGACGGGTGCTCTGTGCCTCGCCTGCTTACCTCGCGCGGCATGGGGCGCCGCAGACCGTGGACGATCTCACCCGCCACAATTGCCTGCTCTACATGTTGCATGGTCGTGTGCACGACCGCTGGCGCTTTCACGATGGCAAGCGCGAAATTGCCTTGAGCGTCCGGGGGGATCGGATCTGTGATGATGCCGATGTCACGCGTCGCTGGGCGGTGGCCGGGCAGGGCGTGGTGTACAAGTCCTGGCTGGATGTCGCCGACGATGTCTGCGAGGGGCGACTTCAGGTACTGCTGCCCGACTGGTCGGGTGAGCCGACGCCGCTGTATCTGGTGTGCGCCCACCGTGCCCAATTGAGCAAGGCGGTGCACCTGCTGCGTGAGTTCGTGCAACAGCGTTGCCAGCGCCTGCTGGATGCCGCGCCATGGCATTAG
- a CDS encoding DUF2946 domain-containing protein yields MKLARQDRSLTAWLLYFSILFSAFVCAISHGQMAGMQLSGLDGQYCSFEGNFGAGADLDGSGIVAPNPATGSNCALASLFSAIILAAFFGLLGLLAAERVRPLFTLYIPRLARDHWPPANPRASPLLA; encoded by the coding sequence ATGAAACTGGCCCGCCAAGACCGCTCGCTGACTGCCTGGTTGCTGTACTTCAGCATCCTGTTCAGTGCGTTCGTCTGCGCGATCAGCCACGGGCAGATGGCCGGCATGCAACTCAGCGGTCTGGATGGCCAGTACTGTTCCTTCGAGGGCAACTTCGGCGCAGGTGCTGACCTCGACGGTTCCGGCATCGTTGCGCCGAACCCGGCTACTGGCTCCAACTGCGCCCTGGCCAGTTTGTTCAGCGCGATCATCCTGGCTGCGTTCTTCGGCCTTCTCGGTCTGCTCGCTGCTGAGCGTGTACGCCCGCTGTTCACGCTGTACATCCCGCGGCTGGCCCGCGACCACTGGCCCCCGGCCAACCCGCGCGCTTCTCCTCTGCTCGCCTGA